The Dioscorea cayenensis subsp. rotundata cultivar TDr96_F1 chromosome 19, TDr96_F1_v2_PseudoChromosome.rev07_lg8_w22 25.fasta, whole genome shotgun sequence genome includes a window with the following:
- the LOC120250193 gene encoding uncharacterized protein LOC120250193: protein MAMVTLSFNCNPFKNKQQNSDHLLSCRSISSKTTIIRSSVSFRSPAPPGPGEDKKEKAEDEENKGVEKKMKKKGLSLAQHVIYGEVEKLGKGLKECLRPKQKGDWKDLFLMSFSFAVYVYISQKIVCAYCAWTAMH, encoded by the coding sequence ATGGCAATGGTTACTCTCTCCTTCAACTGTAACCctttcaaaaacaaacaacaaaactcTGATCACCTTCTCTCTTGTAGATCCATCAGCTCAAAGACCACAATTATAAGAAGCTCTGTGTCTTTTAGGAGTCCTGCTCCTCCTGGCCCTGGAgaagataagaaagaaaaagcaGAAGATGAGGAAAACAAAGGGgttgagaagaagatgaagaagaaagggtTGAGTTTAGCACAGCATGTCATATATGGAGAAGTTGAGAAGCTTGGAAAGGGTTTGAAGGAGTGTTTGAGGCCAAAACAAAAGGGAGACTGGAAGGACTTGTTTCTCATGAGTTTCTCTTTTGCTGTTTATGTCTATATTTCTCAGAAGATAGTTTGTGCTTATTGTGCTTGGACGGCCATGCACtag